A genome region from Fodinibius salicampi includes the following:
- a CDS encoding sulfotransferase family protein codes for MLPNLVGIGVQKAGTNSLYTILQKHPEVEVSYETEIHFFDLDRKYSKGIGWYEQQFPPVKDEKYLCEITPEYIYKEEALERISETLDSKTKFILMLRHPVDRAYSHYTMNKMGGVENRTFQQALEEEETSGGNKKYIQKSLYGKQLNNFLKYYSLDDIHFIWFHEFTTNQNKSITDLCDFLGIPSIELNRDVHRNQSGAVKYSSLRWIYKNNKFLDPIKDTLHRFPKMRSFLKSFLENRPKKLSVEEREFYFSKYFQKDVELLERTLGKEIKEWHGRDFVPAEG; via the coding sequence ATGTTACCAAATCTGGTTGGTATTGGTGTACAAAAGGCTGGGACTAATTCCTTGTATACTATTTTGCAAAAACATCCTGAAGTAGAAGTCTCCTATGAAACGGAAATTCACTTTTTTGATTTAGATCGTAAATATAGTAAGGGGATTGGGTGGTATGAGCAACAATTTCCACCTGTTAAAGACGAGAAATATCTTTGTGAAATCACTCCGGAATATATCTATAAGGAAGAAGCTTTGGAGAGGATCTCTGAGACCTTAGATAGCAAGACAAAGTTTATCCTAATGCTCCGCCATCCTGTTGATCGTGCCTATTCTCACTATACTATGAATAAAATGGGGGGAGTGGAAAACCGGACGTTTCAACAGGCTTTGGAAGAAGAAGAGACTTCTGGTGGTAATAAAAAGTATATACAGAAGAGCCTGTACGGCAAACAATTAAACAACTTCTTGAAATATTATTCACTGGATGATATCCATTTTATATGGTTTCATGAATTTACAACTAACCAAAATAAGTCGATTACTGACTTATGTGATTTTCTAGGGATTCCCTCAATTGAATTAAATAGAGATGTACATCGGAATCAATCGGGAGCGGTAAAATATTCGTCTTTGAGATGGATTTACAAAAATAATAAATTTTTGGATCCGATTAAGGATACCTTACATCGTTTTCCTAAAATGAGATCATTTTTAAAATCCTTTTTAGAAAATAGGCCTAAAAAACTCTCAGTAGAAGAAAGAGAATTTTATTTTTCAAAATATTTCCAGAAGGATGTAGAATTGTTAGAAAGAACTCTGGGAAAAGAAATAAAAGAGTGGCATGGCAGGGATTTTGTCCCAGCCGAAGGTTAA